Proteins encoded within one genomic window of Augochlora pura isolate Apur16 chromosome 11, APUR_v2.2.1, whole genome shotgun sequence:
- the Mcr gene encoding macroglobulin complement-related — protein MRIFVLLLTLACGNGQFSQEPNESTRIPWNRFDERDPTGFGSRNSGNSIDSIIIKEASYFIVASRMVRPGQIYKVDVNVLHSPLPMVVRSSIQRNGVEIAADHQEVKEGIPETLMMRMPPTSIGGEYNLRIEGTYNSLTGGQAFLNESRLTFSQRSMTIFIQLDKPLYMQGQTIRFRTIPINTELKAFDNPIDVYMLDPNRRIMRRWLSRQSNLGTVSLSYQLSDQPVFGEWIIQVIAQSQVEEKTFQVEEYYQTRFEVNVTMPAFFFDNDPYMYGTVQANYTSGAPVRGNLTLKATFKSLDRLHMESGNEITERYFFFDEYYPSWLKVSTYYNEKVPVLRFFNGTFHFRYPMSELLTFVPSSSGVEVTVTATVGERFLEEIITGYSTARIFNSTTKVRFMGGTPQVFKPSMPFPLNVVASFHDNSALRKSQLLNSVMEIRADIEMRTGGRRTMETQYLKPSPENEGIWSTKIDLRKQLGLEHNVEQAQQILSDISSMKVYAYFTDGEGFRTQAELLLLAHESPNQQHIKISTSTEKPKVGEYMVFHVQTNFYIDTFNYLIMAKGTILVTGQDTMQHNIKTFAVPLSPEMAPVATIVVYHIGQYATVVADSLTFPVNGISRNNFTIFINDKKARTGENVEVAIYGEPGAYVALSGVDRSFFTMQAGNELSYATVITKMAHFDEQTNGTHGHIWLYHDGDPDEVVYYPSSTFGIDVNRTFEFVGLIVFTDAFVFRRPDNCNETQGYAECLNGRCYRLEKACDGVFDCDDGTDESACEYRNITDIAHFRKWRYNRMQRLYENVWLWKDINIGPHGRYIFNIDVPKWPVHWMITAFGMSPSKGFGMLPKAIDYIGVLPFYINVEMPSHSKQGEQIGIRVSVFNYLRHNIEAVIVLADSRDYKFVHVEDNGIVQSYKPRTSFGEHQFFVWIPAQDASIVYLPIVPVRLGDIKIHVYATTVIGRDSVTRILHVEADGVPQYRHQSMLLDLSNRANVFQYMHVNITETPIIPYDENRYYVFGSNKAVISVVGDVVGPIFPTMPVNATSLMNLPMDCAEQNMFSFAANLYTTLYMRLINQRNRTQEKESFYYMNIGYQRQLSFMNPDGSFSLFRSDWNQSSPSVWLTAYCARVLQEARFYEWENYLYIDPEVVAQAVSWLLRHQTYEGSFYEIAWLADRKMNSSLNIDGDIIVHRNITLTAHVLITLQSVKDLPEGLGTQVAVSAANAVKWLERNLKLLEERGKPYEIAIVAYALLLAKASTAGQAYSILSRHARREGGLTYWGREHVPLPPYKLENQKPFTLPRLPYAYDSENIETTAYALLVHVARQENMIEPIVMWLNSQRLTDGGWASTQDTAWAMKALMDYTVRTRIRDVSSLTVTVEATALSGQTKTLFVNDHNLAKLQTIEIPEAWGTVKVEAKGAGYAILQMSVQYNVDIAKFQTQPPIKSFDLVTRANFHGRNQSHISYLSCQRWINTNESSRSGMAVLDVAIPTGYIIQQQTLDRYILSKQVRNLQRARFQEKKILFYFDYLDQEETCVNFTIERWFPVANMSRFLPIRVYDYYAPERFNETIFDALPTYTLNICEVCGSSQCPYCPIYNTAALLVTPTGLLLVISFVAVLTRYFRTQEFSVG, from the exons ATGCGGATCTTCGTTTTGTTGTTAACCCTCGCTTGCGGGAACGGTCAGTTCTCGCAGGAGCCGAACGAGTCGACGCGCATACCTTGGAATCGTTTCGACGAGAGAGACCCAACTGGATTCGGATCACGGAATTCTGGAAATTCTATAgacagtattataataaaagaggC CTCATATTTTATAGTCGCCTCGCGAATGGTCAGACCCGGACAGATCTACAAGGTGGACGTGAATGTGTTACATAGCCCACTGCCGATGGTGGTACGCTCGTCTATTCAAAGAAACGGAGTTGAGATCGCGGCGGATCACCAAGAAGTGAAAGAAGGCATTCCGGAGACTTTGATGATGAGAATGCCACCGACTTCTATCGGGGGAGAGTATAACTTGAGAATAGAAGGAACGTATAATAGCTTAACGGGTGGCCAAgcatttttaaacgaatctAGGCTGACGTTTTCTCAGAGATCGATGACAATCTTCATTCAGCTGGATAAGCCTTTGTACATGCAGGGACAAACGATAAGATTCAGAACCATACCCATAAATACAGAGCTGAAAGCATTCGACAATCCGATCGATGTGTACATGTTGGATCCGAATAGAAGGATAATGAGAAGATGGCTGAGCAGGCAAAGCAATTTGGGTACGGTGTCCCTGTCGTATCAGCTGTCTGATCAGCCTGTTTTCGGAGAATGGATTATACAGGTGATCGCGCAAAGCCAAGTGGAAGAGAAGACCTTCCAGGTCGAAGAGTATTACCAGACACGTTTTGAAGTTAACGTCACGATGCCGGCGTTCTTCTTCGACAATGATCCTTACATGTACGGCACAGTCCAAGCTAATTACACGAGCGGTGCGCCGGTAAGAGGAAATTTGACTTTAAAAGCAACGTTCAAATCGTTGGACAGATTACACATGGAATCTGGCAATGAAATTACCGAAAGATATTTCTTCTTCGACGAGTACTATCCGTCATGGTTAAAAGTATCGACTTACTACAACGAGAAAGTACCGGTTCTGAGATTTTTTAACGGAACGTTTCACTTTCGGTATCCCATGTCTGAACTCTTAACTTTTGTGCCTTCCTCGAGCGGCGTGGAAGTTACAGTCACCGCGACTGTCGGTGAAAGATTTTTGGAGGAGATAATCACGGGATATTCCACGGCACGTATTTTCAATTCTACCACAAAAGTCCGATTCATGGGCGGCACGCCGCAGGTGTTCAAGCCGTCGATGCCGTTCCCATTGAACGTGGTCGCGTCTTTCCACGACAATTCGGCGCTAAGAAAATCGCAGCTGTTGAATTCGGTAATGGAAATTCGCGCGGACATCGAGATGAGAACGGGCGGCCGTAGAACCATGGAAACTCAGTATTTGAAACCGTCGCCGGAGAACGAAGGGATCTGGTCGACTAAAATCGATCTGAGAAAACAGCTCGGGCTCGAGCATAACGTGGAACAAGCTCAACAGATATTGAGCGACATCTCTTCCATGAAGGTTTACGCTTACTTCACCGACGGCGAAGGATTTCGTACTCAAGCCGAGTTACTGTTGTTGGCGCACGAATCCCCGAATCAGCAGCACATCAAAATCTCCACGTCCACCGAGAAGCCCAAGGTTGGAGAGTACATGGTCTTTCACGTTCAGACAAACTTCTACATCGATACCTTCAACTACCTAATCATGGCGAAGGGTACGATTCTTGTAACCGGTCAGGACACGATGCAGCATAACATAAAAACGTTCGCCGTTCCGCTCAGCCCGGAAATGGCTCCCGTCGCAACTATAGTGGTGTATCACATTGGCCAGTATGCTACCGTGGTAGCAGATTCTCTGACGTTCCCAGTGAACGGTATCTCCCGCAATAATTTCACTATCTTCATCAACGATAAGAAAGCCAGAACCGGCGAGAACGTCGAAGTCGCCATTTACGGAGAACCAGGTGCTTACGTTGCCCTGTCAGGTGTGGATCGATCTTTCTTCACTATGCAAGCCGGCAATGAGCTGTCCTATGCTACCGTCATTACAAAAATGGCGCATTTCGACGAGCAGACCAATGGCACTCACGGTCACATTTGGTTGTACCACGATGGCGATCCGGACGAAGTTGTCTATTATCCGTCTTCAACGTTCGGTATAGATGTTAACAGAACATTCGAATTCGTAGGATTGATAGTCTTCACGGATGCGTTCGTGTTTCGTCGTCCTGACAACTGCAACGAGACTCAAGGATATGCAGAATGTCTGAACGGAAGATGTTACAGATTGGAGAAGGCATGCGACGGGGTGTTCGATTGCGACGATGGCACGGATGAATCTGCTTGCGAGTACAGGAACATAACTGACATAGCTCACTTCAGAAAATGGCGGTACAACAGGATGCAGAGACTATACGAGAACGTATGGTTGTGGAAAGACATTAACATTGGCCCCCACGGTAGATACATCTTTAACATAGATGTACCGAAGTGGCCGGTTCATTGGATGATCACAGCGTTTGGCATGTCACCGAGCAAGGGCTTCGGTATGCTACCAAAGGCCATTGATTACATAGGCGTTCTACCGTTTTACATCAACGTGGAAATGCCTTCTCACAGTAAGCAAGGGGAACAGATCGGCATTCGGGTATCTGTGTTCAATTACTTGCGGCACAACATAGAGGCCGTGATAGTTCTGGCCGACTCAAGAGATTATAAATTCGTTCACGTAGAAGACAATGGCATTGTGCAGTCTTACAAGCCTCGCACATCCTTCGGCGAGCATCAGTTCTTTGTTTGGATTCCGGCGCAGGACGCTTCGATCGTCTACTTGCCTATTGTACCCGTCAGGCTCGGCGACATCAAGATACACGTTTACGCCACAACTGTAATTGGCAGGGACTCTGTCACACGCATTTTGCACGTAGAAGCCGACGGTGTTCCACAGTATCGCCATCAGTCCATGTTGCTCGATCTCAGCAACCGTGCCAACGTGTTCCAGTACATGCACGTTAACATTACCGAGACTCCAATTATTCCATACGATGAGAATCGGTACTATGTGTTCGGTTCGAACAAAGCAGTCATCAGCGTCGTCGGAGACGTCGTTGGTCCAATATTCCCAACGATGCCGGTGAACGCCACCAGTCTCATGAATCTTCCCATGGACTGCGCCGAGCAGAACATGTTCAGTTTCGCGGCCAACTTGTACACAACGTTGTACATGCGGCTGATCAATCAGCGTAACAGAACACAGGAGAAGGAGAGCTTTTACTACATGAACATCGGCTATCAACGACAGCTCTCGTTCATGAACCCCGATGGATCGTTCAGCCTGTTCCGAAGCGATTGGAATCAGTCGTCGCCGAGCGTGTGGCTGACAGCGTATTGCGCCCGCGTTCTGCAAGAAGCTCGATTCTACGAGTGGGagaattatttgtacataGACCCCGAAGTCGTGGCACAGGCGGTGTCTTGGCTGTTGAGGCATCAAACGTACGAGGGATCGTTCTACGAAATTGCGTGGCTGGCAGACAGGAAAATGAATAGCTCCCTGAATATCGATGGCGATATAATAGTACACAGAAACATCACTCTAACAGCTCACGTTCTTATTACGCTGCAAAGCGTTAAGGATCTGCCAGAGGGCTTAGGTACTCAAGTGGCGGTCAGCGCGGCCAATGCAGTGAAATGGTTGGAAAGAAACTTGAAGCTCCTGGAGGAGCGTGGAAAGCCTTACGAAATAGCCATAGTGGCGTACGCTTTACTCTTGGCCAAAGCTTCCACTGCGGGACAggcttacagtattttatcTAGACATGCTCGGAGAGAAGGAGGATTGACATACTGGGGCAGAGAGCATGTACCACTGCCGCCATATAAATTGGAAAACCAGAAGCCATTCACTCTCCCGCGTCTACCATATGCGTACGACTCCGAGAACATTGAAACCACGGCGTACGCTCTTTTGGTACACGTTGCGAGGCAAGAAAATATGATAGAGCCTATTGTGATGTGGTTGAATTCCCAGAGATTAACGGACGGCGGTTGGGCTTCTACGCAAGACACAGCGTGGGCTATGAAAGCTCTGATGGATTACACAGTTAGGACGAGAATCAGGGATGTCAGTTCGCTCACGGTTACCGTGGAGGCCACGGCTCTCTCTGGACAAACGAAAACATTGTTCGTGAACGACCATAACTTGGCGAAACTGCAGACGATAGAG ATACCAGAAGCATGGGGAACTGTGAAAGTAGAAGCAAAGGGCGCTGGCTACGCTATCTTACAAATGTCCGTGCAGTACAACGTTGACATCGCGAAATTCCAAACCCAGCCACCGATCAAGTCGTTCGACTTAGTCACCAGAGCCAACTTCCATGGCAGAAATCAGTCTCATATATCGTATCTCAGCTGTCAGAG GTGGATAAACACGAATGAATCATCGCGCTCTGGAATGGCAGTACTGGATGTAGCCATACCGACGGGTTACATAATCCAACAGCAAACCTTGGACAGGTATATACTCTCGAAACAGGTGAGAAACCTTCAGAGAGCCAGATTCCAAgagaagaaaattcttttctacTTCGATTATCTGGATCAAGAGGAGACGTGCGTAAACTTCACCATAGAAAGATGGTTCCCGGTTGCGAACATGTCGCGGTTTCTCCCCATCAGAGTTTACGATTACTATGCACCAG AACGATTCAACGAAACGATATTTGACGCTCTACCGACGTACACGTTGAACATTTGCGAAGTCTGCGGTAGTTCTCAGTGTCCTTATTGCCCTATTTATAACACTGCCGCATTGTTAGTTACCCCAACAGGTCTCCTATTGGTAATATCTTTCGTAGCAGTATTAACGAGATACTTTCGAACACAGGAGTTTAGCGTGGGCTAG